The following nucleotide sequence is from Nitrospira sp..
AGAACCATCGCTATTCGGCCTCGCGCGGAATCACGAAACTTCGTCATGCCATCACGGGCTGGTACAAGCGCAACTACGATGTCGACCTGGACCCTGAGACTGAGGCGATCGTCACCATCGGTTCCAAAGAAGGGATCGCGCACCTGGCCTTGGCGACCATCGGTCCCGGTGACGTGGTCCTGACACCGACGCCGACCTATCCCATCCATATGTACAGCTTCATCATCGCCGGTGGGGAGGTGCGAGGGATCGAACTGCGTCAGGACAGCGACTTTTTCGACGATCTTTTGAGGGTCTACCGCCAAACCCTCCCCCGGCCGCGCATCTTAGTGATCAACTTCCCGCACAATCCGACGACCGCGGTGGTCGATCTGGAGTTCTTCAAAAAGATCGTCGCATTTGCGAAAGAACATGACGTGATCGTGATCCACGATTTGGCCTATGCGGACATCGCCTTCGACGGATATAAGGCGCCGAGTTTTCTGCAAGTACCCGAGGCGAAAGATGTCGGCGTGGAATTTTACACCCTGTCCAAGGCGTACAACATGCCGGGGTGGCGGGTGGGCTTCTGCGTCGGTAATCGCGAGGTGGTTGGGGCGTTGGCCAAGATCAAGAGTTATCTCGATTACGGGATTTTCCAGCCGATTCAAATCGCCAGCACTGTCGCACTGAACGGCCCTCAAGATTGCGTGAAGGAAGTGGTGCAGCGTTATCAAAGTCGCCGCAATGTGCTGGTGAACGGGCTCAATCGCATCGGCTGGTCGGTGCCCTTGCCGCGTGCGACCATGTTTGTGTGGGCGCGTATTCCGGATCCCTATCGACACATGGGGTCTCTGGAGTTCTCCAAGTTGTTGCTGAAAGAGGCCAAGGTGGCCGTGTCTCCCGGGATCGGTTTCGGAGAAGGCGGAGATGAGTTCGTGCGGTTCGCGCTGGTGGAGAATGAGCATCGGACGCGGCAGGCCCTGCGCGGGATTCGCAAGGCGTTGAAGTTGGACGAGCAGGACGTATGACACGCGAAATCGGAGTGGGGATGATCGGCTTCGGGACGGTCGGTACGGGTGTCGCCCGTATCTTGATCGAGAATGCCGAGTTGATCCGTCGGCGCGTGGGAGTGCCGATCAAACTGGTGCGCATTGCGGATCTGGATATCACGCGGGACCGCGGGGTGCCGTTGTCCCCCGGGGTTTTGACCACTGACCTCCAACAGATTCTGAGCGATCCTCAGGTCGACATCGTCATCGAGTTGATGGGCGGCTATGACGCAGCCAAGCGCGTCATTCTGGACGCGGTGCAGCGGGGCAAACACGTCGTCACTGCGAACAAGGCCTTGTTGGCGGTGCATGGGGAAGACATTTTTGCGGTGGCTTCTCGGCAGGGTGTCGATCTTGGGTTTGAAGCCAGCGTCGGCGGCGGGATTCCCGTGATTCGGGCCTTGATGGAGGGATTGGCGGCAAACAACATTCAATCCATCTACGGCATCATCAACGGCACGTCCAACTATATCCTCAGCCGGATGACCAGCGAGGGTCAGCGGTTCGATGTGGTATTGGAAGAAGCGAAACGAGCCGGGTACGCGGAGGCTGATCCGACGTTCGACGTCGCCGGCATCGATTCCGCACACAAGCTGACCATTATGGTGAGCCTGGCCTATGGGACACCCGTGAATTTCAAGGAAGT
It contains:
- the alaC gene encoding alanine transaminase produces the protein MAIGDGFYRIKRLPPYVFAQVQTLKLEARQRGEDIIDFGMGNPDQPTPGHIVDKLIEASKKAKNHRYSASRGITKLRHAITGWYKRNYDVDLDPETEAIVTIGSKEGIAHLALATIGPGDVVLTPTPTYPIHMYSFIIAGGEVRGIELRQDSDFFDDLLRVYRQTLPRPRILVINFPHNPTTAVVDLEFFKKIVAFAKEHDVIVIHDLAYADIAFDGYKAPSFLQVPEAKDVGVEFYTLSKAYNMPGWRVGFCVGNREVVGALAKIKSYLDYGIFQPIQIASTVALNGPQDCVKEVVQRYQSRRNVLVNGLNRIGWSVPLPRATMFVWARIPDPYRHMGSLEFSKLLLKEAKVAVSPGIGFGEGGDEFVRFALVENEHRTRQALRGIRKALKLDEQDV
- a CDS encoding homoserine dehydrogenase, whose translation is MTREIGVGMIGFGTVGTGVARILIENAELIRRRVGVPIKLVRIADLDITRDRGVPLSPGVLTTDLQQILSDPQVDIVIELMGGYDAAKRVILDAVQRGKHVVTANKALLAVHGEDIFAVASRQGVDLGFEASVGGGIPVIRALMEGLAANNIQSIYGIINGTSNYILSRMTSEGQRFDVVLEEAKRAGYAEADPTFDVAGIDSAHKLTIMVSLAYGTPVNFKEVYTEGITGLTPLDIAYAKEFGFTIKLLAIAKYSDGEIEARVHPTMVPSASQIAKVDGVYNAIQLVGDAVEDVVLYGRGAGSMPTGSAVVSDVMSIARNMLKNASGRVPPASFQPDQRRPLRMRPMEEITSLYYIRFMVLDRPGVLSQIAGVLGRCGISISSVLQQGRKEGQTVPVVIMTHMAKERDIQRALKEINTMPYISEPTTLIRVEGRDE